The following proteins are encoded in a genomic region of Deltaproteobacteria bacterium:
- a CDS encoding phosphoribosylformylglycinamidine cyclo-ligase, translated as MAITYKDAGVDIDAGNALIDRIKPLARAATRAEVLDGIGGFAGLCALPGGYRDPVLVSGTDGVGTKLKVAFATGRHDTVGIDLVAMCANDIAVVGAEPLLFLDYFATGRLDPDVGEAVIAGVAEGCRRAGCALLGGETAELPGMYADGEYDLAGFCVGVVDRGAIRDGRSLAAGDVLLGLASSGIHSNGLSLARRALLDELGLSYDDRPDELGGASVADALLEPTRIYARALVGIRDQFKAAAHITGGGLVDNPPRMLRDDSLAVRLVPASWPVPPVFDLIASAGVETDEMRRTFNLGLGMVVAVAPERADAVAGALAAAGERVYRVGAIVPRDGGPAVRFAP; from the coding sequence GTGGCCATCACGTACAAAGATGCGGGCGTCGACATCGACGCCGGCAACGCGCTGATCGACCGGATCAAACCGCTGGCGCGCGCGGCGACCCGCGCGGAGGTGCTCGACGGCATCGGCGGCTTCGCGGGGCTGTGCGCGCTGCCGGGCGGCTACCGCGACCCGGTGCTCGTGAGCGGCACCGACGGGGTCGGCACCAAGTTGAAGGTCGCGTTTGCAACCGGGCGGCACGACACGGTCGGCATCGACCTGGTCGCGATGTGCGCCAACGACATCGCCGTCGTCGGCGCCGAGCCGCTGCTGTTTCTCGACTACTTCGCCACCGGCCGGCTCGACCCCGACGTCGGCGAAGCGGTGATCGCGGGCGTCGCCGAAGGCTGCCGCCGCGCCGGCTGCGCGCTGCTCGGCGGCGAGACGGCGGAACTGCCCGGCATGTACGCCGACGGCGAGTACGACCTCGCCGGCTTTTGCGTCGGCGTGGTCGACCGCGGCGCCATCCGCGACGGCCGCTCCCTCGCGGCCGGTGACGTCCTGCTCGGCCTGGCGTCCAGCGGCATCCATTCCAACGGGCTGTCGCTCGCGCGCCGCGCGCTGCTCGACGAGTTGGGGCTGTCGTACGACGACCGGCCCGATGAACTGGGCGGGGCGTCGGTCGCCGATGCGCTGCTCGAGCCGACGAGGATCTATGCGCGCGCCCTCGTCGGGATTCGCGACCAGTTCAAGGCGGCAGCGCACATCACCGGCGGCGGTCTGGTGGACAACCCGCCGCGCATGCTCCGCGACGACTCCCTCGCCGTCCGCCTCGTCCCCGCGAGTTGGCCGGTGCCGCCGGTGTTCGACCTGATCGCGTCGGCCGGGGTCGAGACCGACGAGATGCGCCGCACGTTCAATCTCGGCCTCGGGATGGTCGTCGCCGTCGCGCCCGAGCGCGCCGACGCGGTCGCCGGCGCGCTCGCGGCCGCCGGCGAACGGGTCTATCGGGTCGGCGCGATCGTCCCGCGCGACGGCGGCCCGGCCGTGAGGTTCGCGCCGTGA